A region from the Aegilops tauschii subsp. strangulata cultivar AL8/78 chromosome 5, Aet v6.0, whole genome shotgun sequence genome encodes:
- the LOC109752376 gene encoding uncharacterized protein, whose translation MASGTMPKIFMYSGGSGMSRCVSMNPRNLSGKLPAEDGALPEASQSQPQQHEPEHGGDGGDGEMVHFSHPEHRLARFDFPYLFLCMGCKEYGAGKRFMCQICGFQLHEFCAMAPPSLHDHPFHPKHQHLLFFEKPGGFLRCKCDICGKPVKGFSFRCACCSFDVHPCCAAMTRRMELPAHGHPLLLAPDAGAGVATSFVCQVCRRRRSGRVYQCMPCGYYLHAKCAKDMVNGLYEHGVVPPEKSNPLVAVAKVTINALFSVIGGLIEGIGEGIGEGFVENIGRSRGRSFR comes from the exons ATGGCCTCAGGCACAATGCCCAAAATATTCATGTACTCTGGAGGGAGCGGCATGAGCAGGTGCGTGTCCATGAACCCGAGAAACCTCAGCGGCAAGCTGCCGGCGGAAGATGGCGCTCTCCCTGAGGCGAGCCAGAGCCAACCGCAGCAGCACGAGCCAGAgcacggcggcgatggcggcgacggcGAGATGGTGCATTTCAGCCACCCGGAGCACCGGCTGGCGCGGTTCGACTTCCCGTACCTGTTCCTCTGCATGGGCTGCAAGGAGTACGGCGCCGGCAAGCGGTTCATGTGCCAGATCTGCGGCTTCCAGCTGCACGAGTTCTGCGCCATGGCTCCCCCCTCCCTCCACGACCACCCCTTCCACCCCAAGCACCAGCACCTCCTCTTCTTCGAGAAGCCAG GCGGGTTCCTCCGGTGCAAGTGCGACATCTGCGGCAAGCCGGTGAAGGGCTTCTCGTTCCGGTGCGCGTGCTGCAGCTTCGACGTGCACCCGTGCTGCGCGGCCATGACGCGCCGGATGGAGCTGCCGGCGCACGGCCACCCGCTGCTGCTGGCGCCGGACGCCGGCGCGGGCGTGGCCACGAGCTTCGTGTGCCAGGTGTGCCGGAGGCGGCGGTCGGGGCGCGTCTACCAGTGCATGCCGTGCGGGTACTACCTCCACGCCAAGTGCGCCAAGGACATGGTGAACGGGCTGTACGAGCACGGCGTGGTGCCGCCGGAGAAGAGCAACCCGCTCGTCGCCGTGGCCAAGGTCACCATCAACGCACTCTTCAGCGTCATCGGCGGCCTCATCGAGGGCATCGGCGAGGGCATCGGGGAGGGCTTCGTGGAGAACATCGGCAGGAGCAGAGGCAGAAGCTTCAGATGA